A part of Cottoperca gobio chromosome 4, fCotGob3.1, whole genome shotgun sequence genomic DNA contains:
- the LOC115007577 gene encoding interferon-induced protein with tetratricopeptide repeats 1B-like yields MMSAAQSQTTLVSKLQGLQCHFTWDLDTSRAKLLRFREKLEDFGTEDGHSWQGHIYNLRGFIEYKLGFTEEAQSFFNKATEAFCQIRNADEGPWLVVNYGNLAWLHHHLGDPAESEAYLTKVDALMNKYPSPSQDKLHPEICAEKAWTLMRFSTDKMPLALDYFLKAIEMQPDMVEWNTCHILGLMFASEHSSTEQGADILEKMRIAKDKDPENLYLAVHYFNQCAKKGERIEDEARELAREVLRNPVSSYSGIKPLLSVYRKYLSVDEAIDLAEEVLEYHPDERYLKGCAALCYRWKIFDNDSLPTQSLMDRAISLHEEMISLYPHSSLRKKIDLAHIYVKSTNGLAKAEQIYQELLERDLEPADKQMLYYNYAQHLKFHGQDPNRSIRYHMQVAEIRPQSIFHEKSIKVLVNFRDRGRGRMCREIEEFLENLQEP; encoded by the coding sequence GCACCGAGGACGGACACAGCTGGcagggtcacatttacaacctgcgggGGTTCATTGAATATAAGCtggggttcactgaagaagcccagagtttcttcaacaaggctacagaggcctTCTGCCAGATAAGAAATGCAGATGAGGGTCCCTGGTTAGTGGTGAACTATGGGAACCTggcttggctgcaccaccacctgggagacccagcagagagtgaggcttaCCTGACAAAGGTCGACGCCCTGATGAATAAATATCCATCTCCATCTCAGGACAAGCTCcacccagagatctgtgctgaaAAAGCCTGGACTCTCATGAGGTTTAGCACAGATAAAATGCCGCTGGCTCTAGATTACTTCCTGAAGGCCATCGAGATGCAGCCGGACATGGTGGAGTGGAACACCTGCCATATCTTAGGGTTAATGTTTGCTtcagagcacagcagcacagagcagggggctgacatcttggagaaaatgagaatcgCCAAAGACAAGGATCCAGAGAACTTGTACCTCGCAGTTCACTACTTCAACCAATGtgctaagaaaggagaaagaattgaagatgaagcacgtgagctagccagggaggttttgagaaatcctgtcagcagctacagtggtattaaACCATTACTTAGCGTTTACAGAAAGtatttatctgttgatgaggccattgatttggcagaggaggttCTTGAATACCATCCAGATGAGCGTTATCTGAAGGGATGTGCTGCACTTTGCTACAGATGGAAGATCTTTGACAATGACAGTCTCCCAACCCAAAGCCTGATGGACAGAGCAATCAGTctccatgaagagatgatttctcTTTACCCTCATTCCTCACTGAGGAAGAAAATAGATCttgcacatatatatgtaaagtCAACTAATGGCCTTgctaaagctgagcagatataccaggaactgctagaaagggatcttgaacctgcagacaaacagatgctttactACAACTacgcacaacatttaaaattcCATGGACAAGATCCCAACAGGTCAATAAGATATCACATGCAGGTGGCAGAGATACGGCCACAATCCATCTTTCAtgagaaaagcatcaaagttcTGGTGAACTTTAGAGACAGAGGCAGGGGCAGAATGTGTAGAGAAATAGAGGAGTTTCTGGAAAACCTGCAAGAGCCATAG